The proteins below come from a single Mucilaginibacter mali genomic window:
- a CDS encoding polysaccharide lyase family protein, with amino-acid sequence MKNLSFKTKLKKHVSFGLLVVLAAAGSLLSLAFTSGGHKVSADAKVTLTEDAETYTMDNGIVKVRVSKVSGNLVSFRYKDMEMFERAPAPEMVVEAKGDGPANNPNWKAPVITGVSNGYWSHDVVGVKGSAPAMPSVTIDPAKNGGEMAEVSTKANSMGRKMGTGPGTTKDGDLTVDIEIRYTLLRGASGVYTYCTFNHPAEYPLGIFGEARYCAKLAPFFDWVSIDKEVNHEYKKTTFVGDKYVYTTNPTLNRAWGWSSTEKKVGLFFINPSMEYISGGPTKFELTGHLNTDANAAPCVLNYWRSSHYGAAEANIATGEEWHKTIGPFFIYANAGDGPDAIYADARAQAVKEAAKWPFNWVNGVDYPKAKDRSTVKGQLIVKDVKKITDFQNFEVGLTHGDYISARANPEPKIITNWQRDAKYYQFWVKGNADGTFTIPNVREGKYVLYAFTNNVLGEYMKSDIVVEKGKPLNLGKLEWTPVRKGRQVWDIGIPNRNASEFRGGDQRRDPAISLKYPQLFPNDVTYVVGKSDYSKDWFYQHIPHNTDPNARVVPFSGVQGAPGNATPYTIQFDMPSAPTGKAYLRFAICGTGARSADVEINGQPAGKLQNLLTDGLITRHGESGLWYEREVDFDASLMKKGTNILKITMPAGPVNNGLVYDYIRLELAD; translated from the coding sequence ATGAAAAACCTATCTTTTAAAACTAAGTTGAAAAAGCATGTTTCTTTTGGCCTGTTAGTTGTATTAGCGGCAGCGGGCTCCCTTCTCTCGCTGGCATTTACATCGGGCGGGCATAAAGTATCGGCAGATGCTAAGGTTACTTTAACAGAGGATGCGGAGACTTACACCATGGATAATGGTATCGTAAAAGTGCGCGTGTCCAAGGTAAGCGGCAACCTGGTCTCGTTCAGGTATAAGGATATGGAGATGTTTGAACGCGCCCCCGCGCCGGAGATGGTGGTGGAAGCCAAAGGCGACGGCCCGGCCAATAACCCTAACTGGAAAGCCCCGGTTATTACCGGCGTAAGCAATGGATACTGGTCGCACGATGTAGTGGGCGTTAAGGGCTCGGCCCCGGCCATGCCATCGGTTACGATAGATCCGGCTAAAAATGGCGGCGAGATGGCCGAAGTCTCTACCAAAGCTAATTCGATGGGGCGCAAAATGGGCACAGGCCCCGGTACCACTAAAGATGGCGACCTGACCGTGGATATCGAGATCCGTTACACCTTGCTGCGTGGTGCCTCGGGCGTTTACACCTATTGCACCTTTAACCATCCGGCCGAATATCCGCTGGGTATTTTTGGTGAAGCGCGGTACTGCGCCAAACTGGCCCCTTTCTTTGATTGGGTGAGTATAGATAAAGAGGTGAACCACGAATATAAAAAGACCACCTTTGTGGGCGATAAGTATGTGTATACTACCAATCCCACGCTCAACCGGGCCTGGGGATGGTCGAGCACGGAGAAAAAGGTAGGCTTGTTTTTCATCAACCCATCAATGGAATACATTAGTGGCGGCCCCACCAAGTTTGAACTCACCGGCCACCTGAATACCGATGCCAATGCCGCCCCCTGCGTGCTGAACTACTGGCGCAGCAGCCATTACGGCGCTGCCGAAGCAAACATCGCCACCGGCGAAGAATGGCATAAAACAATCGGGCCATTCTTTATCTACGCCAATGCTGGCGATGGCCCTGATGCTATTTATGCTGATGCACGGGCGCAGGCGGTTAAAGAGGCAGCCAAATGGCCTTTCAACTGGGTTAATGGTGTTGATTACCCGAAGGCAAAAGACCGTTCCACCGTTAAAGGTCAATTGATAGTAAAAGATGTCAAGAAGATCACTGATTTTCAGAATTTTGAAGTGGGGTTGACCCACGGCGATTATATTTCGGCACGTGCCAATCCCGAGCCAAAAATCATTACTAACTGGCAGCGCGATGCTAAGTACTACCAGTTTTGGGTTAAAGGCAATGCCGATGGTACCTTTACCATCCCAAATGTGCGCGAGGGTAAATACGTGTTATACGCGTTCACCAATAATGTTTTGGGCGAGTATATGAAATCAGACATCGTAGTAGAAAAAGGCAAGCCGCTAAACCTGGGCAAACTGGAATGGACGCCTGTGCGCAAAGGCAGGCAAGTGTGGGATATCGGCATCCCTAACCGCAACGCCTCCGAATTTCGTGGTGGCGATCAGCGTCGTGATCCGGCTATCTCTTTAAAATATCCGCAGCTATTCCCTAACGATGTTACATATGTAGTCGGCAAAAGCGATTATTCAAAAGACTGGTTCTACCAGCATATCCCGCACAATACCGACCCTAATGCCAGGGTGGTGCCGTTCAGCGGTGTGCAGGGTGCGCCCGGCAATGCCACACCATACACTATTCAGTTTGATATGCCATCGGCACCGACGGGAAAAGCTTACCTGCGCTTTGCTATTTGCGGTACAGGCGCACGCTCGGCCGATGTGGAGATAAACGGGCAGCCTGCCGGCAAACTGCAAAACCTGCTGACCGATGGTTTGATCACCCGCCACGGCGAATCGGGCCTGTGGTATGAAAGGGAGGTTGATTTCGACGCTTCGCTGATGAAAAAAGGCACGAATATCCTAAAGATCACCATGCCTGCAGGACCTGTAAATAACGGCCTGGTATATGATTACATCCGCCTAGAACTGGCTGATTAA
- a CDS encoding alpha/beta hydrolase family protein codes for MKKNTLLITKNKALWLLCMLCVCRSSQAQDSNEYLKWMQASLPNVPEWTAWQTKTGELPPDFSKLKRSNLLPDPLKFYNGGPVKNMATDWPKRRAEIMQLYAKWETGTMPARPAISKVVPLDESKGNGYSVRNVRVEFGPQGKGSVRVRLVIPDGIAGEKFPVMISPSLAGWASTVIRRRYISAGYAGNDAMDDAAPLKDLYPEYDFATLPRRAWLAGIVIDYLATIPQVDMKHIAINGYSRDGKMATLAAAFDTRIAAVVAGSTGVGGLVPWRFAGERGGGEGIETTTRSFPGWFLPRLRYFSGREDYLPVDGNLLISLIAPRAVLMEWGHTDQVANGWAMEQAYESAQKVYKGLNAPNKLNMISVEGFHGSDNREADMDWLDWQFGRSKKAWTDHLIFPWSFEKWQATTGEKLNPAKLTAYHASAALTESAADWDKKAVGLRSSIAWMMGETPPMYADAGGFPFRRPGVGGAGAPGASEIGKGNIGNPGQLAPDVPAWVIASGGGSYGWRAPEKNEVTSRRIRFNGVTGDLYYPINTPKGKKLPTVVWLHGFHYPLGYMWVYRSDLHPILALAKAGYAVLAYDQTGFGTRWSEAEGFYDHYPRWSQMGKMLEDLHAGVDALEKDSVVDAKNISVYGFSIGGALGLYAAALDNRIAGVVSIAGFTPMREDTPDKGMSGMTRYSHLHGLIPRLGLYAGQAAKLPYDFDDVMALIAPRPVLIVQPRRDRDADPVSIRNAVKRAQKVFDLKNASGKLELQEPDDYGRLTDATQDKAIRWMKTNF; via the coding sequence ATGAAAAAGAACACCCTCCTGATCACGAAAAATAAAGCCCTGTGGCTGCTGTGTATGCTATGCGTTTGCAGATCATCGCAGGCCCAGGACAGCAACGAGTATCTGAAATGGATGCAAGCCTCGCTGCCTAATGTGCCCGAGTGGACCGCCTGGCAGACTAAAACCGGCGAGTTACCTCCCGATTTCAGCAAACTAAAAAGATCGAACCTGCTGCCCGATCCGCTTAAGTTCTATAATGGCGGCCCCGTTAAAAACATGGCCACCGACTGGCCTAAACGCCGTGCGGAAATTATGCAGCTTTATGCCAAATGGGAAACCGGCACTATGCCCGCACGACCGGCTATTAGCAAGGTGGTGCCTTTAGATGAAAGCAAGGGCAATGGTTATAGTGTGCGTAATGTGCGTGTTGAATTTGGCCCGCAGGGTAAAGGCTCGGTACGTGTAAGGCTGGTGATCCCGGATGGCATCGCGGGCGAAAAATTCCCGGTCATGATCAGTCCGAGTTTGGCGGGCTGGGCATCAACGGTGATCCGGCGCCGTTATATCTCGGCCGGTTACGCGGGTAACGATGCTATGGATGATGCCGCTCCGCTAAAAGATCTGTACCCCGAATATGATTTTGCCACCCTGCCGCGCAGGGCCTGGCTGGCCGGTATCGTTATAGATTATTTAGCCACTATCCCACAGGTGGATATGAAGCATATCGCTATAAATGGCTACTCGCGCGATGGCAAAATGGCCACGCTGGCCGCCGCTTTTGATACACGTATAGCTGCTGTTGTGGCGGGCAGTACCGGTGTTGGCGGCCTGGTGCCCTGGCGTTTTGCCGGCGAACGCGGCGGCGGAGAGGGTATAGAAACTACTACACGCAGTTTCCCGGGCTGGTTCCTGCCGCGGTTACGATATTTTTCCGGACGCGAGGATTATTTGCCTGTAGATGGTAACCTGCTGATCTCGCTCATAGCCCCGAGGGCGGTTTTGATGGAATGGGGCCATACCGACCAGGTGGCTAATGGATGGGCGATGGAACAGGCTTACGAATCAGCCCAAAAAGTTTACAAAGGACTAAACGCGCCAAATAAGCTGAACATGATCTCGGTTGAAGGCTTTCATGGTAGCGATAACCGCGAGGCTGATATGGATTGGCTCGACTGGCAGTTTGGCCGCAGCAAAAAAGCCTGGACAGATCACCTCATCTTCCCCTGGAGTTTTGAAAAATGGCAGGCTACCACCGGCGAAAAACTCAACCCGGCTAAACTCACTGCCTATCATGCATCAGCAGCGCTGACCGAATCTGCCGCCGATTGGGATAAAAAAGCGGTGGGACTGCGCTCATCCATCGCATGGATGATGGGCGAAACTCCGCCGATGTATGCTGATGCGGGGGGCTTTCCCTTCAGGCGTCCTGGCGTTGGTGGTGCAGGTGCCCCCGGCGCCAGCGAGATCGGTAAGGGAAACATCGGCAATCCCGGCCAGTTAGCGCCTGATGTGCCCGCCTGGGTTATTGCCAGCGGCGGCGGATCATACGGCTGGCGCGCGCCCGAAAAAAATGAGGTTACCTCGCGCCGCATCCGCTTCAATGGGGTTACCGGCGATCTTTATTATCCAATAAATACGCCCAAAGGAAAAAAACTACCAACGGTGGTTTGGCTGCATGGCTTTCACTATCCGTTAGGTTATATGTGGGTATATCGCAGCGATCTGCACCCCATCCTAGCCTTGGCCAAAGCCGGTTATGCCGTATTGGCTTACGATCAAACTGGTTTCGGTACGCGCTGGAGCGAGGCCGAGGGTTTTTATGATCACTACCCGCGCTGGTCGCAAATGGGTAAAATGCTGGAAGATCTGCACGCGGGTGTTGATGCGCTGGAAAAAGATTCGGTGGTTGATGCTAAAAATATCTCGGTTTATGGCTTCTCTATTGGCGGCGCTTTAGGCTTGTATGCTGCCGCGCTTGATAACCGTATTGCCGGGGTGGTATCTATAGCGGGTTTTACACCGATGCGCGAAGATACGCCCGACAAAGGCATGAGCGGCATGACCCGCTACAGCCACCTGCACGGTTTAATACCGCGCCTGGGATTATATGCCGGGCAGGCGGCTAAGTTGCCTTATGATTTTGATGACGTGATGGCCCTGATAGCGCCCCGGCCGGTGCTGATCGTTCAGCCCCGGCGCGATCGCGATGCTGACCCCGTTTCCATACGCAACGCCGTAAAGCGGGCGCAAAAGGTATTCGATCTTAAAAATGCATCAGGCAAACTGGAACTACAGGAGCCCGACGATTACGGCCGCCTGACCGATGCCACGCAGGACAAAGCCATACGATGGATGAAAACCAACTTTTAA
- a CDS encoding sugar-binding domain-containing protein, with the protein MTYQKKQPVSRRSFLATAGIATAAMALYPKNMLFAKAIEAQPPSDGAITLAGNWRFALDRTDAGVKANWFAKVLNTETNIALPGILQTQGFGDEITADTKFVAALPRDMRWYLLPQYKPYTVPGNVQVPYLSQPVRHYLGVAWYQRDIEIPAGWAGKRVELLLERTRWQTDIYVGDKLIGSNRSLVAPHDFDLGVLKPRKHLLTIRIDNSMLSPTYRPDGHAVSDGEGSTWNGIVGRIELLATSPVWIADAQVFPNLAAKSAQVRVSIGNTTGKAGTGTLSAGGVSVPVKWEEAGGKAVIDVPMPDARAWSEFTPELQHISLKLSGGQADHDKQVTFGMREIKTDGNRILLNGEQLQLRATHDGGGFPLTGYPATDVATWKKIIGICKAWGLNGMRFHSWCPPEAAFTASDELGFYLQPECGMWNAFDADGKMLAVLNDETTRLLKAYGNHPSLLMLGATNEPAGNYAKQLPGWEKAWKEADPRRLYTDGTGRWAPPPAGAGTPFAADFLVTGSPARGPRGWFGSDYEESLNTIRRGANVPCIGHEIGQYCAYPDFGIIEKFAGKGKYAAFPGGIGWGKVPYMQPGNYIIMRDSARTHGILAQNKALAHASGRFQVACYKEEIEALLRTKSYSGYELLDLHDYLGQGGALIGLLDAFWEEKGYVTANEFKRFNNTTVPLIRLKERIFTTDQTLTASAEVAHYGPAPLSSVTPTWRILNSAGKALMNGSLPTSNIARGSGQSLGNISADLSKLPAPASYSLVLDFPGTGFSNQWTFWLYPAGNKSETAPDVLVSSSWDEAKARLAAGGKVLFLSGTPEKPSSDLALTTSPIFWNRLMNPNRTWMLGLLNDFKHGALAGFPTGDNCDFQWVNLLPKTVAMNMEALSPALNFVVQPIDDWNRNLRLSMLFECQVGNGKLMVTSFDLSDNAAGQKPAAAALRKSVVNYMASAKFKPQNKLAMSELEAWMPIRYVAPVILNSPPATSDVADPGQVKQ; encoded by the coding sequence ATGACCTATCAAAAAAAACAGCCGGTTTCACGCCGGTCTTTCCTGGCCACTGCCGGCATTGCCACGGCGGCGATGGCGCTCTATCCTAAAAATATGCTTTTCGCGAAAGCTATCGAGGCGCAGCCACCATCAGATGGCGCTATTACATTAGCCGGTAACTGGCGCTTTGCGCTTGACCGTACCGATGCCGGTGTAAAAGCCAATTGGTTCGCAAAAGTATTGAATACCGAGACTAACATCGCTTTACCCGGTATCCTGCAAACCCAGGGCTTTGGCGATGAGATAACCGCAGATACCAAATTTGTAGCCGCGCTTCCACGCGATATGCGCTGGTATCTGCTGCCGCAATACAAACCTTATACCGTGCCCGGCAACGTGCAGGTGCCTTACCTTTCGCAGCCTGTTCGCCACTACCTTGGTGTGGCCTGGTATCAGCGGGATATCGAGATCCCTGCCGGATGGGCAGGCAAGCGTGTGGAATTATTGTTGGAGCGCACCCGTTGGCAAACCGATATTTATGTGGGCGATAAACTGATAGGCAGCAACCGTTCGCTTGTAGCACCGCACGACTTCGACCTGGGCGTTCTGAAACCTAGAAAACACCTCCTGACGATCCGTATAGATAACAGCATGCTATCACCGACTTATCGTCCAGACGGGCATGCCGTATCAGACGGTGAAGGATCAACCTGGAACGGCATTGTTGGGCGGATCGAACTATTGGCAACATCACCGGTTTGGATAGCTGATGCGCAGGTATTTCCTAATCTTGCCGCAAAATCGGCACAGGTTCGCGTTTCGATAGGTAATACGACCGGTAAGGCCGGAACCGGAACTCTTTCCGCCGGCGGCGTATCCGTACCGGTTAAATGGGAGGAGGCCGGAGGCAAGGCAGTTATTGATGTGCCGATGCCTGACGCGCGTGCATGGTCGGAGTTTACGCCCGAATTGCAGCACATTTCTCTAAAGCTTAGCGGTGGACAAGCCGACCACGATAAGCAGGTTACCTTTGGTATGCGCGAGATCAAAACAGATGGAAACCGTATTTTACTAAATGGCGAACAGTTGCAACTGCGGGCCACGCACGATGGCGGCGGCTTCCCGCTCACCGGTTATCCGGCTACTGATGTGGCAACATGGAAAAAGATCATCGGCATTTGTAAAGCATGGGGGCTTAATGGTATGCGCTTTCACTCCTGGTGCCCGCCCGAAGCGGCATTTACAGCCAGCGACGAACTGGGCTTTTATTTACAGCCCGAATGCGGGATGTGGAATGCGTTTGATGCCGATGGCAAAATGCTTGCCGTTTTAAACGACGAAACAACGCGACTGCTGAAAGCCTATGGTAACCACCCTTCACTTCTGATGCTGGGCGCTACTAACGAGCCGGCAGGCAACTATGCTAAACAACTTCCCGGTTGGGAAAAGGCATGGAAAGAGGCTGATCCGCGCCGCCTTTATACCGATGGTACAGGCAGATGGGCGCCACCACCGGCCGGAGCAGGTACGCCTTTCGCGGCAGATTTTTTGGTTACCGGCAGCCCGGCACGTGGCCCGAGGGGGTGGTTTGGTTCTGACTACGAAGAAAGCCTGAACACTATCCGTCGCGGCGCGAACGTGCCATGCATCGGGCATGAAATTGGCCAATACTGCGCTTACCCGGATTTTGGCATCATCGAAAAATTTGCGGGCAAAGGCAAGTATGCGGCCTTCCCTGGTGGTATTGGTTGGGGCAAGGTGCCTTACATGCAGCCCGGTAACTATATTATTATGCGCGACAGCGCCCGTACACACGGCATCCTCGCGCAAAACAAGGCACTTGCCCACGCTTCGGGCAGGTTTCAGGTAGCCTGTTATAAAGAAGAGATAGAAGCGTTGCTGCGCACCAAATCTTACTCGGGATACGAGTTGCTGGATCTGCACGATTACCTTGGCCAGGGTGGTGCATTGATTGGCTTGCTTGATGCTTTTTGGGAAGAAAAGGGGTATGTTACTGCCAATGAATTCAAGCGATTTAATAACACTACCGTTCCATTGATACGGTTAAAGGAGCGCATTTTTACCACCGATCAAACATTGACGGCAAGCGCCGAGGTTGCGCATTATGGGCCTGCGCCGCTGAGTTCGGTAACACCAACCTGGCGGATATTGAATAGCGCTGGCAAAGCGTTGATGAACGGCAGCCTACCGACATCCAATATCGCAAGAGGCAGTGGCCAAAGTTTGGGAAATATCTCGGCTGATCTTTCTAAACTGCCTGCGCCCGCTTCCTACTCGCTTGTTTTAGACTTTCCCGGAACCGGTTTCAGTAACCAATGGACGTTTTGGCTTTACCCGGCAGGCAACAAGAGTGAAACCGCGCCTGATGTATTGGTATCAAGCTCGTGGGATGAGGCAAAGGCCCGCCTTGCAGCAGGAGGGAAGGTGTTATTCCTTTCCGGCACACCCGAGAAACCATCGAGCGATTTGGCTTTGACCACGTCGCCAATCTTCTGGAACCGCTTGATGAACCCGAACCGTACCTGGATGCTGGGTTTATTAAACGATTTCAAACACGGGGCGCTGGCCGGGTTCCCAACCGGAGATAACTGCGATTTTCAATGGGTAAACCTGCTGCCTAAGACAGTAGCGATGAATATGGAGGCCCTGTCTCCGGCGCTAAACTTTGTTGTACAGCCGATAGACGACTGGAACCGCAACCTTCGACTTTCGATGTTGTTTGAATGCCAGGTAGGAAACGGCAAACTGATGGTTACCTCGTTCGATCTTTCGGATAACGCAGCCGGGCAAAAGCCCGCCGCCGCCGCATTGCGGAAATCGGTAGTGAACTATATGGCTTCGGCGAAATTTAAACCCCAAAACAAGCTTGCGATGTCCGAACTGGAAGCCTGGATGCCTATCAGATATGTAGCCCCGGTTATCCTGAATTCGCCACCAGCTACAAGTGATGTTGCAGATCCGGGACAGGTGAAGCAGTAG
- a CDS encoding CHAT domain-containing protein has protein sequence MFLPAKRIYTLCCLLFCGLISYAQDAATQQQLDGLKKQNNLTEWLYTRIDFTNNHPQALSFLMETQKQMWRQPANDDERFAVLTLISSQGYDQLQAGDILSSINCYEQAYAYYYKYKLAQFDAVEYIFKPLSNNYTRLGDYERGIFIQQKAIDKLIQLDDADNAASVYNNMAISYYSMGNRTLAEDCVAKGQQLAKSPAVRFRLQNMQADILYDKGDYVNSAALLKQNIASQKNANADNAGMLIGAYTTLGNINLKVNRLDEAQQYFDKALTLIKTYFPDSRQREKANLMAQLGKIERLRKHPQQALDILNGALRVLRINTVNDKVQATDIYGENNLVDIFREKALTYLLLGRDGRALDNLRYALLATDKIRTEFADDKTKERLQQESRELVETTLAIAYNYYHPSGDQRYANLMLEICEQSKARTLADQIRKNSRQMQGRGKDTVATRRLYLERAIIYDQKMAMTEKDKTGYEKKIATLKFELALLNKNDRRQNTVAPISAKALLPHIPDSLHVVEYFVGNYMAYAINIYHGNIYVRRNSNAHALKNDIDRMVGTYYRNGPAAMLNSPKQFFQLSYNIYWDLLGSVKTGEHLLIIPDDVIGYLSFDGLITDNKYDPAISRWPYLIKKATITYVFSLNTLIQNKAQKLNGNGFSGLFITHDGANDKPIVAVNQEAASIKQLVAGNYLYNDDVDIKAFHYAFGNSSALHISTHAYLSGADKEPTLDLGKEKLFLFELLASRSKPQLVVLSACRTGDGLLAKGEGIISLSRGFSAIGTPATVASLWNVNDQTAAGITAGMYAGLAKNQSTGTALHNAKLNWLNTQQTSDTMYLPYYWDSLVLMGADAVLPLKPAHSYLVLYIILAGVTLFILSFLIWRKTRMRK, from the coding sequence ATGTTCCTGCCCGCCAAACGCATTTATACTTTATGCTGCCTGCTTTTTTGCGGGTTAATATCCTATGCGCAGGACGCCGCGACCCAACAACAGCTCGACGGCCTGAAAAAGCAGAATAATCTCACTGAATGGCTGTACACCCGTATCGACTTCACCAATAACCATCCGCAGGCATTGTCCTTCCTGATGGAGACCCAAAAGCAAATGTGGCGGCAGCCCGCTAACGATGATGAGCGTTTTGCCGTCTTAACGCTCATCAGCAGCCAGGGCTATGATCAGTTACAGGCAGGCGATATCCTTAGCTCTATTAACTGCTACGAACAAGCCTACGCCTATTACTATAAATACAAACTGGCCCAGTTTGATGCGGTGGAGTATATTTTTAAACCGCTCAGCAACAACTACACCCGCCTTGGCGATTATGAGCGGGGCATCTTCATACAACAAAAAGCTATTGATAAACTGATCCAACTGGACGATGCCGATAACGCGGCATCAGTTTACAACAATATGGCTATCTCCTATTATTCGATGGGGAATAGGACATTGGCCGAAGATTGTGTGGCCAAAGGGCAGCAATTGGCAAAAAGCCCGGCCGTGCGCTTCAGGTTGCAAAATATGCAGGCCGATATTTTATACGATAAAGGCGATTACGTAAACTCGGCAGCCTTGTTAAAGCAAAACATCGCGTCGCAAAAAAACGCCAATGCCGATAACGCCGGCATGCTAATCGGCGCCTATACCACACTGGGAAATATCAACTTGAAAGTAAACCGGCTTGACGAAGCACAACAGTATTTTGACAAGGCTTTAACACTTATTAAAACCTATTTCCCCGATAGCCGGCAACGCGAAAAGGCCAACCTGATGGCGCAATTAGGCAAGATAGAGCGTCTGCGCAAGCATCCCCAACAAGCGCTGGATATACTGAACGGAGCGTTACGGGTGCTGCGGATAAACACCGTAAATGATAAAGTGCAAGCAACCGATATTTATGGCGAGAATAACCTGGTGGATATCTTCCGCGAGAAGGCGCTTACCTACCTATTGCTGGGCAGGGATGGGCGCGCCCTCGATAACCTGCGGTACGCGCTATTGGCCACCGATAAGATCCGAACCGAATTTGCCGACGATAAGACCAAAGAACGCCTGCAACAAGAAAGCCGCGAACTGGTAGAGACTACGCTGGCAATAGCTTATAATTACTATCATCCATCGGGCGATCAGCGGTATGCCAACCTCATGTTAGAAATTTGCGAACAAAGCAAGGCCCGCACCCTTGCCGATCAGATCAGGAAAAATAGCAGGCAAATGCAAGGTCGAGGTAAAGACACAGTCGCAACCCGCCGCCTTTACCTTGAACGAGCGATCATCTATGATCAAAAAATGGCCATGACCGAAAAAGATAAGACCGGTTACGAAAAAAAGATAGCCACGCTGAAATTTGAACTGGCATTGTTAAATAAGAACGACCGCCGGCAAAATACTGTAGCACCCATATCGGCCAAAGCGTTGTTGCCGCATATACCCGATAGCCTGCATGTTGTAGAATATTTTGTGGGTAACTATATGGCGTATGCCATCAATATTTACCATGGTAACATATATGTTAGGCGTAATAGCAATGCCCATGCATTGAAGAATGATATTGATCGCATGGTGGGTACCTATTACCGTAACGGCCCTGCTGCCATGCTTAATTCACCTAAACAATTCTTTCAATTATCATACAATATCTATTGGGATCTGTTAGGCAGTGTTAAAACGGGAGAGCATTTGCTTATCATCCCGGATGATGTTATAGGCTATCTCTCTTTTGATGGGTTGATAACCGATAACAAATATGATCCGGCTATATCACGCTGGCCTTACTTAATTAAAAAAGCCACTATAACCTACGTTTTTTCGTTGAATACGCTTATCCAAAACAAAGCGCAAAAACTTAATGGCAATGGTTTTAGTGGACTGTTCATTACACATGATGGCGCCAATGATAAACCGATAGTGGCCGTTAATCAAGAGGCAGCAAGCATTAAACAACTGGTGGCGGGCAATTATCTTTACAATGATGACGTAGATATTAAAGCCTTCCACTATGCTTTCGGGAACTCGTCGGCACTGCATATCAGTACACATGCTTATTTATCAGGCGCTGATAAGGAGCCCACGCTTGATCTGGGTAAAGAGAAACTTTTCCTGTTTGAATTGCTTGCCTCGCGCAGCAAACCGCAATTAGTTGTACTCAGCGCCTGCCGCACGGGTGATGGCTTATTGGCTAAGGGCGAGGGTATTATCAGCCTGTCGCGCGGGTTTAGTGCCATTGGTACACCGGCAACCGTAGCCAGCCTTTGGAATGTAAACGATCAAACCGCGGCCGGCATAACAGCAGGCATGTACGCCGGTTTAGCTAAAAACCAAAGCACCGGCACCGCGCTGCACAATGCCAAATTGAACTGGCTTAACACTCAACAAACCTCCGACACGATGTACCTGCCTTATTATTGGGATAGCCTGGTGTTGATGGGCGCCGATGCGGTTCTGCCTTTAAAACCGGCACATTCTTATTTAGTGTTGTATATCATCCTTGCCGGGGTAACGCTATTTATCCTGTCGTTTTTAATTTGGCGAAAAACCAGGATGCGCAAATAA